One Lachnospiraceae bacterium C1.1 genomic region harbors:
- a CDS encoding ABC transporter permease, whose amino-acid sequence MSSIIITSFELGAIYALVALALFISFSILNIADLSTDGCFTLGCAVGALVTIAGHPFLALPAAMAAGVISGFITAFLQTKLGVQSILAGIIVNTGLYTINFLVMGRKSNLNIVKKDTVFSLFDGISEAEWFHSGSKLILMAILVILLCLILNWFLNTTLGLSIRATGDNENMVKASSINPVFTIIVGLCVSGSLTGLAGALIAQYQKSADINFGTGQVTIALASLMIGQTLIRKGGIFVKTFGVVLGSCLYRLIVAIALRFDLPAEALKLTSAIIVTIAISAPYVKSRIAVHKRQLEVRKNA is encoded by the coding sequence ATGTCATCGATCATTATTACATCATTTGAGTTGGGCGCCATATATGCACTTGTGGCGCTCGCTCTCTTTATTTCCTTTTCAATATTGAATATTGCAGATCTGTCAACAGACGGATGTTTTACACTTGGTTGTGCAGTCGGCGCACTGGTAACGATAGCAGGACATCCTTTTCTTGCATTACCGGCAGCAATGGCAGCAGGGGTGATCTCAGGCTTTATAACAGCATTTTTGCAGACAAAGCTTGGAGTACAGTCTATCCTTGCCGGAATCATAGTGAATACCGGACTTTATACCATAAATTTCCTTGTTATGGGAAGAAAGTCTAATTTAAATATAGTCAAGAAAGATACGGTATTTTCACTCTTTGACGGAATATCAGAGGCAGAGTGGTTTCACAGCGGGTCAAAACTTATATTAATGGCGATCCTCGTAATTCTTTTATGCCTCATACTTAACTGGTTTTTGAATACAACGCTGGGACTCAGTATCAGAGCCACCGGTGATAACGAAAATATGGTAAAGGCTTCCAGCATAAATCCTGTATTTACGATAATAGTCGGACTTTGCGTTTCAGGTTCACTCACGGGACTTGCGGGAGCACTGATCGCTCAATATCAGAAATCTGCCGATATAAATTTTGGAACAGGTCAGGTTACGATCGCCCTTGCATCACTTATGATAGGTCAGACACTCATCAGAAAAGGCGGAATATTTGTAAAGACCTTTGGAGTAGTACTTGGTTCCTGCCTTTACAGGCTCATTGTGGCAATAGCACTGAGATTTGACCTTCCGGCAGAGGCATTGAAGCTCACAAGTGCGATAATCGTAACTATCGCCATTTCCGCACCTTATGTAAAGAGCCGTATTGCGGTTCACAAAAGACAACTGGAGGTGCGAAAGAATGCTTAA